A window of Pan paniscus chromosome X, NHGRI_mPanPan1-v2.0_pri, whole genome shotgun sequence genomic DNA:
aaactgCTAGGATTTAATTTATGTCATCAATGTTTGGTACTTTTCAGTGTGTAGGCCTTGTACATCTTTTGTCAAATTTATcccaaagtattttatatttttagtgctattgtaaattatatttttaaaaattttagtctgGTTATTCACTGTTTgtaatgttttgaatattttcccccaaaatcCATATCCACCCAGAACctgagaatgtgaccttattttgaaatagggtatttgcagatgtaattaattaaGGATTGAAATGAGATTATACTAGATTAATGTGGGTCCTAAATCCAATGGGTAGAtccttataagagacagaaagaatacacagagagacacagagaggagaagcagagaTGAGAGTCTTGCTGCCACAAAGAAATGCCTGGAGCCACTAGAAGCTGGAAGGGGTAAGGAAGAATTCTTTCTGAGAGCCATCAGAGAGAACATGGCCCTGgtgacaccttgactttggagTTCTGGCCTGCAAAACTATGAGATGATAAATTTCTAGGTTTTTCtgaagccaccaagtttgtggtaatttgttgagGAAGTCTCAGAAAACTTAAtacattgctagtatatagaggTACAACTAAATTTGTATATTGTGgattgtatcctgcaacttctcTAAATTCACATTATTAGCTCTAGTAGCTTTTTGTATACTATTTAGGAGTTTCTTCATAGGCAATTATGTTTTCGATGAATAAAGATTGTTTTACTTCATCCTTTGCAATcggtaataattttatttctttttcttgtcttaactgccctggctagaacttctaatACAATGTGGAGTCAATTTTGTGGGAGTGTCCATTTTTCCCTTGTTTCCCATCTTGGGGGGAAAGCATTTAGTCTTTATGTACACATCATTATGTATGCTTTTGTAGATGCATTTTATTGGGTTGAGGTATTTTATCTATACCTGGCTACTGAGTATTTTAATCAGTAATGAATATTGGAATTCTGGCAACTGTTTTTTTCATTATCCATTGACATGATCATAACATTTTTTTTACTACGTTAATGTGGtaaattatcaattttttctaaTATCAACCCTACCTTGATTCCCTAGCATAAAACCTACTTTTGGTCATGGTGtattgtgttttttatatatCATTGGATTCAATTTTACTaacattttgttgagaatttttgcatatatgttcatgagggatattggctTATAGTTATATTTCTTTGTAATATAATTATCTGGTTTAGTTGTCTGGTCAATTATAACCTCATGGGGTGACTTGGAAAGTATTTCCTcatcttcaattttctggaagattttGCATAGAATTTGTGTTATGTCATCCTTAGATGTTTGATAGAATTGCCAGTAAAGCCACCTCAACCTAGAGGTTTTTTTAGAAcgatgattttaaataaaactttcattatttaataattgtagggatttcttttattctaatatatgaatttagtgctataaatttccccctatGTACTTCTTTTGCCACATCCTGCAAATTATCATATGTTGAGTTTTCACTTTCACTCAGTTCAGAGTAccttctaatttcccttttgatcTCTTCTTTGGGCCATGGGTTCCTTAGACATGTGTTATTTTGTGTTAATTTAAATATCTGAGGATTTTTCAGAGATCTTTCTGTTACTGGCttctcatttaattccattgtgctTAGAACACGTAGGTTTTATTATTTGAATCCTGTTAACATTATTGAGATTAATTTTATGGCTCTGAATGTAGACTACCTTGGTAAATGTTCCACGTGCATGTGAAACAAATGTATAAACTGCTGTTATTGGTGGCAAGTTCTATGCTGTTGTTCAAGTCTTATAGATACTTGCTGATTTTCCATTTTATCAAATTTTGAGAGAAGGTTTTGAAATCCTTGTAactgtgaatttgtctatttctccttgcagttctatgtttttgtttcatgtattttgaagcactGTAATATAAGAATGCTTAGAATTGTTGTGTCCTCTTGATATATATGccacttaaaattatataatgacCTCCTTTATTTCTTGTATTATTCTTGGGTCTGAAATTTATTGTATCTGATATCAATACAGTCATTCAAGCATCATTTTGATTTGTAATAAAATTATTCatcttttccatccttttatttgtaAACAATTtgtatctttaaatttaaaataaggttCCTATAGGCAGCATATAtttgtgagtttcttttttttcacatactattttttaaattattattatactttaagttctggggtacatgtgcagaatgtgcagttttgtgaCATAGGTATACACGAGCTAtcgtggtttgctacacccatcaacccgtcacctacattaggtatttctcctaatgctatccctcctctagccctataaagacacatgcacatgtatgtttattgtggcactattcacaatagcaaagacttggagccaatcaaaatgtccatcagtgatagactggattaagaaaatgtggcacatatacaccatggaatactatgcagccataaaaaaggatgagttattgtcctttgcagggacatggatgaagctggaaaccatcattctcagcaaactatcacaaggagagaaaaccacatggacacatggaggtgAGTTTCTTTTCTATTCAATCTGACCATCTCTGCTTTATGACTGAGGTGTTTAAACCACTTACATTAATGTGACTATTGATATTTGAATTTAAGTCAACcatcttgttatttgttttcatttgtcctgtctgttctttgttctctttttttgaatttctttcaaCTATTTTGAGGATTCCATTTTACCTCATATGTTGGCTTATTAGCTATAACTTTTTTACTGGTTGATTTAAGGTTTATAGTACACATCTGTAATGTATCAGAATCTACCTTCAAGTGACATTAATATATAGAATAAGAACCTTAAAATTGTGTACTTTCATTTCCCTTCTTCTGGCCTTTGTGCTATTATTTCCCCCTCTTCTGGCTTTTGTgctaaaacatacattttaattttaatatccaGTAAGTCAGAGACAATCATAAGACTCATGTTACTTATTTACCCTCTCTCAGATAACTTTGCCCTCCACTCTCTGATAGATGATAAGTGACTGAAAAGTGTTGTTTTCATATGTTCTGTCCAGGTTTTAGTTGTTTCAGTTAGGGAGGTAAATCCAGTCCCTGTTACTCCATTTTCACTGAAAGCATAAATGTGGATTAGTGTTTTAAATGATGGTTAATCATGAAGGCTTTATTTTACTTCTAACCAAAGTGTACTTCCTATGCTATCTGGAATTCCTGGAAGAGTCCAGTGTCTGTGTCCTTGCCCTACACTGAACTAGAATGTTCAACCTGCCGTGCTTTCTTTGGTCATACAATAGCCTTTAAGTTTACTTTCTACATTTCCTTCAATGGActtgaattttttaagaaaaaaaaaccagtaacTGTTTTGTTAGAAAGTTATGAGATATTATCTACATTATCTCAATTTTGTTAGAAATACGTAAGGATCCAAAAATGTATTAATTGTTACTATTTGCTGAATAGCACTAAATGAATATTTCTCTTGTTtagtttttcattcattcattcaacaagtatttactagATGTACATGATGTGCTAAACCCAAATGGTCTAATCCATATCTACATCTCAAACATCCATTTTGAACATCGTTTTTCTTTGAGAACCAAGGCACACTCTCTAAGCTCCCTGTCTGCTCTTTGCCAGAATTTGTAGGCTTTTATGGGAAGAATTTACACATTTTGTGAAGAATGGCCACAGTAAAGGAGAAAAGGAGGCTCACCATATAACCTATAGAAATGATATATAGGCAAATGCCTTCAGAATCTTAGCTATAGCTGCTCCCCTTGAGGGAATGTTATGCTCTGCTCTCTATTGCCTTTTGCTCACTGTCTGCTGGTTACTGGTAGTTGCTTGAGCATTTTATATGGAGCCTGACCACTCACATGCTACAGCCTCAGCTGCGCCTTCAGACACAAACACCGTGTTAAGAGCCAAGAGAAACTGGTTAGCAGAAGACTCTCTTCATAGAGTAGAATCTTAAACCCAACTTTCTCTGAGAAACTGACAGGGCAACTTCAATCTGCCTAGACATAGAAGAGATATGCATTTTTCTGGGCATATGTGTGTCTCATCTTCTATCATGGGTATGATATCAGTTCACACATGAACTTAATTTCTCCTTatgaacacttttttttccattgaagCTGGTGCTAACACTGACAATCAAGAGTAAGAAGTCTGGTAGGACATAAGCCTCTCTGTTCATCAATTTTCCTGACCTTTCAACTCTAGCCTCTCTATAATCTTCTGTCTTGTGTCTTAAGTGCCTGCAGGAGGAGAAAGAGCTTTGAAATTACTTAGGCATCTGATTCATGATGTCTGGGGTTTGTGATGTTATGTGACATTTTCACCTGCCTGTCCACTTTTCCCCTTTGGTTTCACAAATTCTATTGCAATGTTATATTCTAGAACAGGagtggcaaactttttctgttaggaccagaaaaaaaatatgtagtcATTGTAAGCAAGCTATACTATCTCtttcacaactactcaactctgacaCTGTAGTACAAAAACAGCCATAGATAACATGTAAATCAATAAGCAGACCATTGTTCCAATAAAAATTTATGGACACCAAAACTTGAATTTCATAGTTTTGGTGTAATATTCTCAAGTTTTTcaacctttaaaaaatgtaaaaatcattcttataggCCAAATAAtaggcagtgggccagatttggcccatgggttgtttgccaacccctgttctGAAATCCTAACTTTAAGTTTATAAGACTGTCTTCATACATAAAATGTGTGTATTTCATCTAATTAGCACAAACTGAGGGGGATTTTATTTCCCTAGTTCTGCTGGGACACTTAACCCCAATTGTCTTCCCGTAGACTTCTCATAAAGATCTCATTTGTGTATCCATTTATTCACTAAGTGATTTCCTGATGTCCAACTCTGTATAGATAACAAAATTCTGTACATTCATGGATTTCAGGTAAATGTGAGCTGGTATGAGGTGGGACTATCTCAGATTGAAAGTGGGCTATGTTTCCTCACACATCTTATAGTCTGCTATACTGAGGAGGAGGTTTCCTGGGAGAGAACTACCTGTAAGGAAAGATCTAGACAGACAATGTTTTTCCATGAAACAAAGCAGGGAGAGGGGATTTGTCCACTCTTTTGTAGAGTAGAGCAAGGATTCAATCCACTGGAAATTCCAGAGAAATTGGTGGGACTTTCTCACTTTCAGGATTTCTGAACATCTGCATTGGTAGGAGCCAGTGTAGGGAGCAAAACCTAGCAGAGTAATACCCAGGGGAGATGATGAGAATAGAGCACAGCAGCAGAGGAATGAAAGTACCTACTCCTTAGTCCACTGGACTTGTGAATATAGGGAAGACCTCACCTTGGAAATTTCCTCTAATAACAGAAGGGAATATCTAAAGTGTTGGGTCATGCATGTCAGTAAGAACAAGAACTTGGGAGAAAGCTCACAACCTCATTACCTTATCTGGTCCATACAACAAGCCTGGGAGGTGATTGTCTTCATCTTACTGATAAATATTATGATCTTCAAAGAGATGTGTCtcttacatttctaaaaagaGAACCCAGAGGCAAGCTAAAATTGAGATTCTGTCACAAGTGTTTAGTAAGTGCTCACATCGCTTTTATAAGGTGGTCACATTGCTTTTTATCAGTAATACATgttccattttgaaaaataagaaattatgggTAAGCAAGAATAAACTCCCTCTTAATTCTACCACAGAGATAAACActatttactatatatatgtgtgtgtatatatatatgtatatatatgactgTTTAGGTGCATGTTTaagatttaaagtaaaaaagaatgcagagaatgctttttaaaactgttttattaACTTCACAATATATAATGAGCATCTTTCCATGCAATAGGTAAAACTCCCCTGCTGACAGAAACTTACAAACTGGGTCAAAAACAACATTCATTTAGAAGCTGGTAATAGGAGACCCACAAGAAATAGGTAACATCAAAACGTTTACGACAAAGGTACACCACAAATGTGTAAGTTTAGGAAGCAGGGGTCTCCCTATTAACTTCAGGGAAACCATCAGGATTCAGGGCATAAGGCAAAACTCATCGTGATGGTCATGGTGAGGGGGATCAGTACTGACTGCCCGCAGACTATGACTCAACTGCTTTTCCCTCAGCTTTTCCATCAGCTGTCTCACCTCCTCCCCAATCCTTTCCATATTCTCCTCTCTCATCCTTGCCTGTGGCTCTCCAAGCCTATGCATTATGTCCCATCTATACTGCAGGATGGGCTGCCTAACGCGGAACCGCCTACGGTTTCCTCTAGGCACACAGTATTCACTAACATTCAAAGGTAGGGCCAAGGGCTCCCCTTTATTAGCAACTTGCTCCTTTTCATCTTTTACATCATTTTCCTGGTTGACATTTTCCACGATGAGATTGTTTAACGCTCGTTCCTCTTTGGACTCCATTACTcctaggagacagagagaaaatggaCTCAATTCTTGGTGAACTGATCAGCACCGAGGACAGAGGCCCGACTACCCACCTTTCAAAATTCAGAGCCCTGGATTTCAAAGgccttttttaaatttcattttttttccaccaGAGAGGCCCCATGTACCCTCGGGGGAGGAGGGGAGCCAGTCTGTGCCCTTCTCTCCCGCAAAGCCCACCATCTTCTCTGCAGATCCATCTCCAGGCCTCTGCAGGCACCAAAATGGAGGACGAAGaagcggtgggggtgggggattgCGAAGTGTGGGGGTGAAGGCACGGATTGGGGTCTCAGACTGGGCTTTCTTCATGTTCtgaccccctccccaccaccgtccCTCGCACCGACCTGGGCCTATCCTTGCAGTCTCCTCCTCCCGATTCTCGACGTGAGGTGCGTCGCCGCAACACTTGGCCCCGCAAACCTGCAGACGGCCGGGGTGGGAAGAGTGGGGGCTGCTGCAGCGGAACGCTAGAGAGGACCCGCCGCCACCCGGCCCCTTCCCCACGCCGGGCCCGGGCCCTCCTAGCCGCTCTCGCCCCCCGCCTCAGCCGCCCAGCCCCCCAAGCTGACCACCATTTTCTGCATCAAGAAGGGCGGAGCAGGGGTGTTGGAAAAGCTTGCGCTGGTGACGGAGGCAGGTGCTTCCGAAAGGTCGTAGCCTCAGGATCGCCGGCTCCCGCGGGGCCGGGCACTCCTCCGCTCACGCAAGGCTCGCGGTCCCGCGGCGGGGCCCCGG
This region includes:
- the BEX2 gene encoding protein BEX2; its protein translation is MESKEERALNNLIVENVNQENDVKDEKEQVANKGEPLALPLNVSEYCVPRGNRRRFRVRQPILQYRWDIMHRLGEPQARMREENMERIGEEVRQLMEKLREKQLSHSLRAVSTDPPHHDHHDEFCLMP